One Campylobacter sputorum subsp. sputorum DNA segment encodes these proteins:
- a CDS encoding YeiH family protein yields MYKNSNKASKKQIAHEKIFKKRKNRAYILLVVLTLCSFGLSKMQPFSTLGLSPLIIAIILGAFFGNIARNLTSLLVRTGVIAVSTKQILRLGIIFYGFRITIDDIIYVGAKGVILAACVVFLTFFIGYFIGRALGIEKKLSALIASGSSICGAAAVLATNSVIKGKSEHVGVAICTVVVFGTIGMFAYPILFKMGVFDLDASHMGVLMGGTLHEVAHAVAAGAAVGGEGANNSVIIKMLRVLMLVPFLIMIGFLSFGDEKEKRNLKSSVPYFALWFLVAVGVGSISFFPKFTLPYIELFDTFLLSVAMCALGFTMRKDVLKNAGFKPFLQAIIIAIWLLAFGYLSVKYFI; encoded by the coding sequence ATGTATAAAAATAGCAACAAAGCATCTAAAAAACAGATAGCCCACGAGAAAATTTTTAAAAAACGAAAAAATAGAGCTTATATTTTGCTCGTTGTTTTGACGCTATGCTCTTTTGGTTTATCGAAAATGCAACCATTTTCTACACTTGGATTAAGCCCTCTTATAATCGCAATTATACTTGGAGCTTTTTTTGGAAATATAGCGAGAAATCTCACATCACTTCTTGTTAGAACTGGCGTGATTGCTGTTAGCACAAAGCAGATTTTAAGACTTGGAATTATATTTTATGGATTTAGAATAACTATAGATGATATTATTTATGTTGGTGCAAAAGGTGTTATTTTGGCTGCTTGTGTGGTTTTTTTGACATTTTTTATCGGATATTTTATAGGCAGAGCTTTGGGAATAGAAAAAAAATTATCAGCATTGATAGCATCTGGAAGTTCTATTTGCGGTGCTGCTGCGGTTTTAGCGACAAATAGTGTTATAAAAGGTAAAAGCGAGCATGTTGGAGTTGCGATTTGCACAGTTGTTGTTTTTGGAACTATTGGAATGTTTGCTTATCCTATTTTATTTAAAATGGGTGTATTTGATTTAGATGCTTCACATATGGGAGTTTTGATGGGTGGAACTTTGCATGAGGTAGCTCATGCTGTCGCAGCTGGAGCTGCTGTTGGAGGTGAAGGTGCAAATAATTCTGTTATCATAAAAATGCTTAGAGTTTTAATGCTTGTGCCATTTTTGATAATGATAGGATTTTTATCATTTGGCGATGAAAAAGAAAAGAGAAATTTAAAATCTTCTGTGCCGTATTTTGCATTATGGTTTTTAGTTGCTGTTGGTGTCGGCTCAATTAGTTTTTTCCCTAAATTTACACTGCCTTACATAGAGCTTTTTGATACATTTTTATTAAGTGTTGCTATGTGTGCGCTTGGCTTTACAATGAGAAAAGATGTGTTAAAAAATGCTGGATTTAAGCCGTTTTTACAAGCGATAATAATAGCTATTTGGCTTTTGGCTTTTGGATATTTATCTGTAAAATATTTTATATAA
- the argS gene encoding arginine--tRNA ligase, which yields MKNIVLKEIKNILGFDVVLEKPKDRNLAHYASPVAFSLAKEMKKSPKIIAEELAKKFVNSDIFSEITAVNGYLNFKLSNNFLNLLALNALNHSSDFGKSDKKDEKILIEYISANPTGPLHIGHVRGAVYGDTLYRIGSHVGYDITTEYYINDAGNQIDLLGTSIILYAKDNLFNEKVSYPEKFYRGEYINELALKANELFGKEIFYDENYFEKLCLWAKDEVLKIIKKDLSDANISIQNWVSERGFYDKLDLTIQKLQKTGGMYEKDEKVWIKSSELGDEMDRVVIREDGRPTYLAGDIVYHNDKFERGFDRCINIWGADHHGYIKRMQSAIHFLGYDENKLEVILMQMVSLLKDSKPYKMSKRSGNVVLMSEVTQELGSDALRFIFVSKKNDTQLEFDIDSLKKQDSSNPIFYINYAHARINQVFGKANKNLNDVIDADFSNLSEDCKNLLFEALLLNEVLEDAFSSRQVQKLSDYLYALSSSFHKFYNDNRVVGSENENELLKLFGVVALCIKTGLSLMGIKAKDKMEH from the coding sequence TTGAAAAATATTGTTTTAAAAGAGATAAAAAATATCTTAGGTTTTGATGTAGTTTTAGAAAAACCTAAGGATAGAAATTTAGCACATTATGCTAGTCCTGTTGCATTTTCGTTGGCAAAAGAGATGAAAAAGTCTCCAAAAATTATAGCCGAAGAATTAGCTAAGAAATTTGTTAATAGCGATATTTTTAGTGAAATTACGGCAGTAAATGGATATTTGAATTTTAAATTATCAAATAATTTTTTAAATTTACTTGCTTTAAATGCATTAAATCATAGTAGTGATTTTGGTAAAAGTGACAAAAAAGATGAGAAAATACTTATAGAATACATTAGTGCAAATCCAACCGGACCGCTTCATATAGGTCATGTTAGGGGTGCTGTTTATGGAGATACTCTATATAGAATTGGATCTCATGTGGGTTATGATATCACTACAGAGTATTATATAAATGATGCTGGAAATCAAATAGATCTTCTTGGTACTTCTATTATTTTATATGCAAAAGATAATTTATTTAACGAAAAAGTAAGTTATCCTGAAAAATTTTATAGAGGCGAGTATATAAACGAACTTGCATTAAAGGCAAATGAGCTTTTTGGCAAAGAAATTTTTTATGATGAAAATTACTTTGAAAAACTATGTTTATGGGCAAAAGATGAAGTTTTAAAAATAATTAAAAAAGATTTAAGCGATGCAAATATCTCTATACAAAACTGGGTTAGTGAGAGAGGTTTTTATGATAAACTTGATTTAACTATACAAAAACTGCAAAAAACTGGCGGTATGTATGAAAAAGATGAAAAAGTTTGGATAAAATCAAGCGAACTTGGCGATGAGATGGATAGAGTTGTCATCAGAGAAGATGGTCGTCCAACATATCTAGCCGGAGATATAGTCTATCATAATGATAAATTTGAACGCGGTTTTGATAGATGTATAAATATCTGGGGCGCTGATCATCATGGTTATATAAAAAGAATGCAATCAGCCATTCATTTTTTGGGTTATGACGAAAATAAACTAGAAGTTATTTTAATGCAAATGGTAAGTTTGCTTAAAGATTCAAAGCCTTACAAGATGAGTAAAAGATCCGGAAATGTTGTACTTATGAGCGAGGTTACGCAAGAGTTGGGTTCTGATGCGTTGAGATTTATTTTTGTTAGCAAGAAAAACGACACACAGCTAGAATTTGACATTGATAGTCTTAAAAAACAAGATAGTTCAAACCCTATTTTTTATATAAATTATGCTCATGCAAGGATAAATCAAGTTTTTGGTAAAGCTAACAAAAATTTAAATGATGTTATAGATGCTGATTTTTCAAATTTAAGTGAGGATTGTAAAAATTTACTTTTTGAAGCACTTCTTTTAAATGAAGTTTTAGAAGATGCTTTTAGCTCAAGGCAGGTACAAAAGCTTAGTGATTATCTATATGCTTTATCATCAAGCTTTCATAAATTTTATAATGATAATAGGGTTGTTGGTAGCGAAAATGAAAATGAGCTTCTAAAACTTTTTGGAGTTGTTGCACTTTGCATTAAAACTGGATTATCATTAATGGGTATAAAAGCAAAAGATAAGATGGAGCACTAG
- the rpsB gene encoding 30S ribosomal protein S2: MVTMRDLLECGVHFGHQTRRWNPKMKKFIFGERKGIYIIDLQKTIRYFRYTYNIVRDAAAEGKTILFVGTKKQSGLAIKEYAEKCGMPYVNHRWLGGMMTNFDTIRQSIRKLDVIEKMEEDGSINLLTKKEALMLRRKKEKLIDTLGGIRNMKTLPDMFFVIDTVKEKIAVTEANRLGIPVVAPIDTNCDPDVVDYPIPGNDDAIRSIQLFCAEFAEAINEGKALRDQDESVQDEKDPVTKEEKDEILDEAMSEEDFEEAEEE; the protein is encoded by the coding sequence ATGGTTACAATGAGAGATTTACTAGAATGTGGTGTTCATTTTGGTCACCAAACTAGAAGATGGAATCCAAAGATGAAAAAATTCATTTTTGGTGAGAGAAAAGGTATTTATATAATAGATTTACAAAAAACTATTAGATATTTCAGATATACATACAATATCGTTAGAGACGCAGCAGCTGAGGGCAAAACTATACTTTTTGTTGGAACAAAAAAACAATCAGGTTTAGCTATAAAAGAGTATGCTGAAAAATGTGGTATGCCTTATGTAAATCATAGATGGCTTGGCGGTATGATGACAAACTTTGATACAATTCGCCAATCAATAAGAAAATTAGATGTTATAGAAAAAATGGAAGAAGATGGCTCTATAAACCTTCTTACAAAAAAAGAAGCTTTAATGCTACGCCGCAAAAAAGAGAAATTAATAGACACTCTAGGTGGTATTAGAAATATGAAAACTCTTCCTGATATGTTTTTTGTTATTGATACTGTAAAAGAAAAAATAGCAGTAACAGAAGCAAATAGACTTGGAATTCCTGTTGTTGCACCAATTGATACAAACTGTGATCCAGATGTTGTGGATTATCCGATTCCTGGAAATGATGATGCGATTCGTTCTATTCAACTATTTTGTGCGGAATTTGCAGAGGCAATAAACGAAGGTAAAGCTTTAAGAGATCAAGATGAGAGCGTGCAAGATGAGAAAGATCCTGTAACTAAAGAAGAAAAAGATGAGATTCTTGACGAAGCTATGAGTGAAGAAGATTTTGAAGAAGCGGAGGAAGAGTAA
- a CDS encoding FAD-binding and (Fe-S)-binding domain-containing protein has translation MELKWKEANYEEFIQKAKKIAKDRVFNSYLLRYAYGIDASCYRYIPQVVVKVANETEVIELIHLAKKCKTPITFKAAGSSLSGQCCSDSVLIIANDGWKDYKILKNADKITLQCGVIGSDANKYLQPYGKKIGPDPATIATALIGGILNNNASGMCCGVYQNSYQTIDSLRVILMDGTLLDTSDEVSFSKFLNTHKDLVNGLLDIRNEIYKDDELKKLIEKKFKIKNTTGYSINSFVDFSDIRDIINHIFIGSEGTLGFVSEVTYNCVDDPKFKGCALMFFETLEDASRAVVAINPLDKKEVVAAEMMDYACLKSVANLSNVPEFLKNVKEGATCLLLQTQSSDEKIVDRNLKVIKQTLKDIPVCMPTLISKDPNEYNSWWAIRKGILPIAAGARKSKSVVIVEDVCFEIDKFCDGVIMLKNLFKRYGFENNGVIFGHALSGNLHFVITPDLSDKNEYENFSNLVKDMAYETANMGGSIKAEHGTGRMVAPFVEVEWGKKAYEINKKVKELFDKEFLLNPDVIITDDPQIYKKNMKVMSQIDDLFNLCMECGACERNCPSKNITLTPRQRIGVLREQQRALEDGDIKLSDELKKGFEYYGAETCAACSMCEDLCPLSIDTAKIALSLRKAASDKTLNLANKIYNNIDKTVKIAKFALKTDELASKVIGEKNISKITSAIHSKIPMFPYAPSVMPRANTYELKSQISSQNQTSVVYFTTCINRGFAPNKKMRDTRALQEVFESLCKKANVNVIYPQDLDRLCCGMGFVNYDSIQKQNQDKFLDILLKASNGGKYDIVIDHSACFYHTLKMAAKQNSSLKILDISEFLYKISSNLDIKKIDETIIVHKQCELKKSGKSDYIEKLAKMCSNSVFDIESFACCGFAGDKGFFTPELNLSATKNLSKEIKFKAATIGVSSSSSCEVGLNSQSDISFQSIAYLLDRCSSKKH, from the coding sequence ATGGAACTAAAGTGGAAAGAGGCAAACTACGAAGAGTTTATCCAAAAAGCTAAAAAGATAGCAAAAGATAGAGTTTTTAATAGTTATTTGCTTAGATATGCTTATGGAATAGACGCGTCTTGTTACAGATATATACCTCAAGTTGTTGTAAAAGTAGCAAATGAAACTGAGGTTATAGAATTAATCCATCTTGCAAAGAAATGCAAAACTCCTATAACATTTAAAGCAGCTGGAAGTTCTTTATCAGGACAATGCTGTAGCGATAGTGTTTTAATCATAGCAAATGATGGTTGGAAAGATTATAAAATTTTAAAAAATGCAGATAAAATCACTCTTCAATGCGGTGTTATCGGAAGCGATGCTAATAAATATTTGCAGCCATATGGTAAAAAAATCGGTCCAGACCCTGCAACTATAGCAACTGCATTAATTGGCGGTATTTTAAACAATAACGCAAGTGGAATGTGCTGTGGTGTTTATCAAAACTCATATCAAACGATTGATTCGCTAAGAGTGATTTTGATGGATGGAACTTTGCTTGATACATCAGATGAGGTTAGTTTTAGTAAATTTTTAAATACTCATAAAGATTTAGTTAATGGTCTTTTGGATATTAGAAATGAAATTTATAAAGATGATGAGCTTAAAAAACTAATCGAAAAGAAATTTAAGATTAAAAATACAACAGGTTATAGTATAAATTCTTTTGTTGATTTTAGTGATATCAGGGATATTATAAACCATATTTTCATAGGAAGCGAAGGAACTTTGGGTTTTGTGAGCGAAGTTACATATAACTGCGTTGATGATCCTAAGTTTAAAGGTTGTGCTTTGATGTTTTTTGAAACGCTAGAAGATGCAAGCAGGGCAGTGGTTGCTATAAATCCGCTTGATAAAAAAGAGGTAGTTGCAGCCGAGATGATGGATTATGCTTGTTTAAAAAGTGTAGCAAATCTTAGTAATGTTCCTGAGTTTTTAAAAAATGTAAAAGAGGGTGCAACTTGCTTACTTTTACAAACTCAAAGCAGTGATGAAAAGATTGTTGATAGAAATTTAAAAGTTATAAAACAAACCCTTAAAGATATACCTGTTTGCATGCCAACTCTGATTTCAAAGGATCCAAACGAATACAACAGCTGGTGGGCTATAAGAAAGGGAATTTTGCCGATTGCAGCTGGAGCCAGAAAGTCAAAAAGCGTTGTTATAGTTGAAGATGTTTGCTTTGAAATAGATAAATTTTGCGATGGCGTGATTATGCTAAAAAATCTTTTTAAAAGATACGGATTTGAAAATAACGGAGTGATATTTGGTCATGCATTAAGTGGAAATTTGCATTTTGTCATAACACCTGATTTAAGTGATAAAAATGAATATGAAAATTTTTCAAATTTAGTAAAAGATATGGCTTATGAGACAGCAAATATGGGTGGAAGTATAAAAGCAGAACATGGTACTGGACGGATGGTTGCACCATTTGTTGAGGTTGAATGGGGTAAGAAAGCTTATGAGATAAATAAAAAAGTCAAAGAGCTTTTTGATAAGGAATTTTTGCTAAATCCAGATGTTATCATAACAGATGATCCGCAAATTTATAAGAAAAATATGAAGGTAATGTCGCAAATTGATGATTTGTTTAATCTTTGTATGGAATGTGGGGCTTGTGAGAGAAATTGCCCGTCAAAAAATATCACTTTAACGCCTAGGCAAAGGATAGGAGTTTTAAGAGAGCAGCAAAGGGCATTAGAAGATGGCGATATCAAACTTTCAGATGAGTTAAAAAAAGGTTTTGAGTATTATGGTGCCGAAACTTGTGCAGCTTGTTCTATGTGCGAAGATTTGTGTCCTCTTAGCATAGATACAGCAAAAATAGCACTTAGTTTAAGAAAAGCAGCTAGTGATAAAACACTAAATTTAGCAAATAAAATTTATAACAACATAGATAAAACAGTGAAAATAGCGAAATTTGCACTAAAAACAGATGAACTTGCTAGTAAAGTAATAGGAGAAAAAAATATATCTAAAATTACTTCAGCAATCCACTCAAAAATTCCTATGTTTCCTTATGCACCAAGCGTTATGCCAAGAGCAAATACTTATGAGCTAAAAAGCCAAATTTCATCACAAAATCAAACTAGCGTTGTGTATTTTACAACCTGTATAAACAGAGGCTTTGCACCAAACAAAAAAATGCGTGATACTAGGGCTTTACAAGAAGTTTTTGAAAGTTTATGCAAAAAAGCTAATGTAAATGTGATTTATCCACAAGATTTAGACAGACTTTGCTGTGGTATGGGTTTTGTAAATTACGATAGTATACAAAAGCAAAATCAAGATAAATTTTTAGATATTCTTTTAAAAGCTAGTAATGGCGGTAAATACGATATAGTTATAGATCATTCTGCGTGTTTTTATCATACGCTAAAAATGGCTGCTAAACAAAATAGCTCTTTAAAAATTCTTGACATAAGTGAATTTTTATATAAAATATCTTCAAATTTAGATATCAAAAAAATAGATGAAACCATAATTGTTCATAAGCAGTGTGAACTGAAAAAAAGTGGTAAATCTGATTACATAGAAAAACTTGCCAAAATGTGTTCAAATAGCGTTTTTGATATAGAAAGTTTTGCGTGTTGTGGATTTGCTGGAGATAAAGGATTTTTCACACCAGAGTTAAATTTAAGTGCTACAAAAAATTTATCCAAAGAGATAAAATTTAAAGCAGCTACAATAGGCGTTAGTTCTAGCTCTAGTTGTGAAGTAGGGCTAAATTCCCAAAGCGATATATCTTTTCAAAGTATAGCTTATTTGCTAGATAGATGTTCTAGTAAAAAGCATTAA
- the tsf gene encoding translation elongation factor Ts: protein MQISSAMVKELRESTGAGMMECKKALVETNGDMEKAVDYLREKGLGKAAKKADRLASEGLVSIAINKELTKATVVEINSETDFVAKNAQFISLVENTAQHIQDKSIKTTDELNASMINGVKFDENLKTQIATIGENIVVRRFATVEQSNGVLNGYIHSNNRVAVIIGATCEGADKSKVADFLRQLCMHAAAMKPQVISYKDLDKDFVEKEFIALKAELEKDNEELSRLGKPLHHIPHFASRLQLSDEVMKKATEDIKAELKAEGKPEKIWDHIIPGKIDRFVADNTILDQRLTLLGQFFVMDDKKTIEQVINEKSKELGGKITITNYVRFEVGEGLEKKSEDFAAEVAAQIG, encoded by the coding sequence ATGCAAATAAGCTCAGCTATGGTAAAAGAGCTTCGTGAAAGTACTGGAGCTGGAATGATGGAGTGCAAAAAAGCACTTGTTGAAACAAATGGAGATATGGAAAAAGCAGTTGATTATCTAAGAGAAAAAGGTCTTGGAAAAGCTGCAAAAAAAGCTGATAGATTAGCAAGTGAAGGTCTTGTTAGTATCGCTATAAACAAAGAACTAACAAAAGCTACTGTTGTTGAGATAAATTCAGAAACAGATTTTGTTGCAAAAAATGCACAATTTATCTCATTAGTAGAAAATACAGCACAACATATACAAGACAAATCTATAAAAACAACAGATGAGTTAAATGCTAGTATGATAAATGGTGTTAAATTTGATGAAAATTTAAAAACTCAAATAGCAACAATAGGCGAAAATATCGTTGTTAGAAGATTTGCTACTGTTGAACAAAGCAATGGTGTTTTAAATGGTTATATCCATTCAAATAATAGAGTAGCTGTTATAATAGGTGCAACTTGCGAAGGTGCTGATAAATCAAAAGTTGCTGATTTTTTAAGACAACTTTGTATGCATGCAGCCGCTATGAAACCTCAAGTTATAAGCTATAAAGATTTGGATAAAGATTTTGTTGAAAAAGAATTTATCGCACTAAAAGCTGAACTTGAAAAAGATAATGAAGAGTTATCAAGACTTGGAAAACCGCTTCATCATATACCTCATTTTGCAAGTAGATTGCAATTAAGTGATGAAGTTATGAAAAAAGCTACAGAAGATATAAAAGCTGAATTAAAAGCAGAAGGAAAACCTGAAAAAATTTGGGATCACATAATTCCAGGTAAAATAGATAGATTTGTTGCTGATAATACTATTTTAGATCAAAGACTTACACTTCTTGGACAATTTTTTGTAATGGATGATAAAAAGACTATAGAGCAAGTAATAAACGAAAAAAGCAAAGAGCTTGGCGGTAAAATCACTATAACAAACTATGTTAGATTTGAAGTTGGTGAGGGTTTAGAGAAAAAAAGCGAAGACTTTGCAGCTGAGGTAGCAGCTCAAATAGGCTAA
- the tatA gene encoding twin-arginine translocase TatA/TatE family subunit, translating into MGFSSISHWVIVLIIIVLLFGAKKIPELAKGVGKGIKTFKKELEDDEDVASKTKDKDELEDKKA; encoded by the coding sequence ATGGGATTTTCAAGTATTAGCCACTGGGTTATAGTTTTAATTATTATAGTTTTGCTTTTTGGAGCAAAAAAGATACCAGAACTTGCAAAGGGTGTTGGTAAGGGAATTAAAACATTTAAAAAAGAGTTAGAAGACGATGAGGATGTTGCATCTAAAACAAAAGATAAAGATGAATTAGAAGATAAAAAAGCATAA
- the fliR gene encoding flagellar biosynthetic protein FliR: protein MELVNFISNQNTLTFMLLFVRMSALFLFFPFFSHTQIPFVIKTSLSLLFTILFFPMAKIVNFNDGYMNYLVFEILSEALFGLCAGIILYLVFAALQLAGEQIAFVMGLTMANVIDPQSGINTPIISNILNFIALILFLLLDCHHVVIMFFSNSLDFIPLGSFYPNPELLTYVSKSVVNLFMFGFIIAFPVLAFSLMADFIFGMLMKTMPQFNLLIVGYPIKICMAYVVLIAILGIIMEVFKKLLLAAMNNLPNLFFS, encoded by the coding sequence ATGGAGTTAGTAAATTTTATATCTAACCAAAATACTTTAACATTTATGCTACTTTTTGTTAGAATGAGTGCTTTGTTTTTGTTTTTCCCATTTTTTTCACATACTCAAATTCCTTTTGTAATAAAAACTTCTCTTTCGCTTTTATTTACAATTTTGTTTTTCCCTATGGCTAAGATAGTAAATTTTAATGATGGTTATATGAATTATCTAGTTTTTGAAATTCTTAGCGAGGCACTTTTTGGACTTTGTGCTGGTATAATTTTGTATCTTGTATTTGCAGCCTTGCAACTTGCAGGAGAGCAAATCGCCTTTGTTATGGGCTTAACTATGGCAAATGTTATAGATCCGCAAAGTGGTATAAATACGCCTATTATTTCAAATATATTAAATTTTATAGCACTTATACTTTTTTTACTTTTGGATTGTCATCATGTTGTGATAATGTTTTTTTCAAACTCGCTTGATTTTATACCACTTGGCAGCTTTTATCCAAATCCAGAGCTTTTAACATATGTATCAAAAAGTGTGGTAAATTTATTTATGTTTGGTTTTATTATAGCTTTTCCAGTATTAGCATTTTCGCTTATGGCTGATTTTATATTTGGAATGCTTATGAAAACTATGCCGCAATTTAATCTTTTGATAGTTGGATATCCTATAAAAATTTGTATGGCATATGTGGTTTTAATAGCAATTCTTGGTATAATTATGGAAGTTTTTAAAAAACTTTTACTAGCTGCTATGAATAATTTACCAAATTTATTTTTTAGCTAA
- the gmk gene encoding guanylate kinase — translation MAGQILVISGPSGSGKSTLLERLLKEEDGIYFSISSTTRDIRDGEKNGVNYHYISQDEFKQGIENGDFLEWAKVHKNYYGTSLKPVKEALEQDKIVIFDIDVQGFKIVMSKFADITTSLFITTKDQKELKKRLQNRGTDSDDIIEQRIFNAVGEMEHILEYDYFFINDDLEQSYKNLRSILNCMRIKSSNINLRESINNWLES, via the coding sequence TTGGCTGGGCAAATTTTAGTTATTTCTGGTCCTAGCGGTAGCGGTAAAAGCACACTTTTAGAAAGATTGCTAAAAGAAGAAGATGGGATTTATTTTTCTATATCCTCTACAACAAGAGATATCAGAGATGGTGAGAAAAATGGTGTAAATTATCATTACATATCTCAAGATGAATTTAAGCAAGGTATAGAAAATGGCGATTTTTTGGAGTGGGCTAAAGTTCATAAAAATTATTATGGAACTTCATTAAAGCCTGTTAAAGAAGCATTAGAGCAAGATAAAATCGTTATTTTTGATATAGATGTTCAAGGTTTTAAAATAGTAATGTCGAAATTTGCAGATATTACAACATCTTTATTTATAACAACAAAAGATCAAAAAGAGCTTAAAAAAAGACTTCAAAATAGAGGTACAGATAGTGATGATATTATAGAACAGAGGATTTTTAATGCTGTCGGAGAGATGGAGCATATTTTAGAATATGATTATTTCTTTATAAATGATGATTTAGAGCAGTCATATAAAAATTTGCGTTCTATTTTAAATTGTATGCGTATAAAAAGCTCTAACATAAATTTACGCGAAAGCATAAATAATTGGTTAGAATCTTAA
- a CDS encoding disulfide bond formation protein B, which translates to MNTNQNIAWGDDEKLFFNLFALAALLLVALPVGIACIILGFGMGDSPCIMCWHERFCMVAISFVALLVIRYGFKIKYLASILFLTCLGLYDGLVHYSLDGTYGGYLDIKQGFGLEILGAHTQFWVVVVHFFVFVFLGLILLLGRNVGSIIHKSEKGEYGKILPEFLLGKIAIIVFVVVMAFNLVQALVTAGLPPFNASATPSRMTFDVSKWFWELDHWYETEIDYRNDWNPKLPYLPN; encoded by the coding sequence ATGAATACAAATCAAAATATCGCTTGGGGCGATGACGAAAAATTGTTTTTCAATCTTTTTGCACTTGCTGCGTTACTTTTAGTAGCACTTCCAGTTGGAATTGCATGCATTATTTTGGGTTTTGGAATGGGCGATAGTCCATGCATTATGTGTTGGCATGAGAGATTTTGTATGGTTGCTATTTCTTTTGTTGCACTTTTAGTTATTCGTTATGGTTTTAAAATTAAATACTTAGCTAGTATTTTATTTTTAACATGCTTAGGATTGTATGATGGATTAGTGCATTATAGTTTAGATGGTACATACGGCGGATATTTGGATATTAAACAAGGCTTTGGTCTTGAAATTTTAGGTGCTCATACTCAGTTTTGGGTTGTAGTAGTGCATTTTTTTGTATTTGTATTTTTAGGTTTGATTTTATTGCTTGGAAGAAATGTTGGAAGTATTATTCATAAAAGTGAAAAAGGCGAATATGGCAAAATTTTGCCTGAATTTTTACTTGGTAAAATTGCAATTATTGTATTTGTTGTAGTTATGGCTTTTAACTTGGTTCAAGCACTTGTAACTGCTGGTTTGCCACCATTTAACGCATCTGCAACACCTTCAAGGATGACCTTTGATGTATCGAAGTGGTTTTGGGAACTAGATCATTGGTATGAGACAGAAATTGATTACAGAAATGATTGGAATCCGAAATTACCATATTTACCTAACTAG
- a CDS encoding c-type cytochrome: MKKLVIATMLACFTAGSVFGADGATIFKKCAVCHGTKAEKSYLNKVPVLTTIEPEKRLENMKGYKAGTIGDGKGLFGMGLVMKGQMATLSEEDMKAVNDYISTLK, encoded by the coding sequence ATGAAAAAATTAGTTATCGCTACTATGTTAGCATGTTTTACCGCTGGATCAGTTTTTGGGGCTGATGGTGCTACTATTTTTAAAAAATGCGCAGTTTGCCATGGTACTAAAGCTGAAAAAAGCTATCTAAACAAAGTTCCTGTTTTAACAACAATTGAGCCAGAAAAAAGACTTGAAAATATGAAAGGTTATAAAGCTGGCACAATAGGTGATGGTAAAGGACTATTTGGCATGGGTCTTGTTATGAAAGGTCAAATGGCTACTTTATCTGAAGAGGATATGAAAGCGGTAAATGATTATATTTCAACATTGAAATAA
- a CDS encoding ABC transporter ATP-binding protein, translating into MELLRAENLSCEYDYPLFENVNLNLNECDTIAILGISGCGKSTLLHALSTLLKPKTGEVIYKNRSIYTLNDKQKLDIRRNDFGIIFQSHYLFKGFSALENIELASVLNNKKLDKDLCEKLQISNVLNQKATELSGGQQQRVSIARVLNKEPKIIFADEPTGNLDKATSKEVMSVLFDYVKEKKGGLILVTHDELLASKCSQIYRLENRQLQKWS; encoded by the coding sequence ATGGAACTTTTAAGAGCGGAGAATTTATCTTGCGAGTATGATTACCCGCTCTTTGAAAATGTAAATTTAAATTTAAACGAGTGTGATACTATAGCTATACTTGGTATTAGTGGCTGCGGTAAATCCACTCTTTTACATGCATTATCAACTCTTTTAAAGCCAAAAACTGGCGAAGTAATTTATAAAAATAGATCAATATACACTCTAAATGACAAACAAAAACTTGATATAAGAAGAAATGATTTTGGTATAATATTTCAATCACATTATCTTTTTAAAGGTTTTAGTGCTTTGGAAAATATAGAGCTTGCTTCTGTTTTAAATAACAAAAAATTAGATAAAGACTTATGTGAAAAATTGCAAATTTCTAATGTTTTAAACCAAAAAGCTACAGAGTTAAGTGGCGGACAGCAGCAAAGGGTTAGCATTGCGAGGGTTTTAAATAAAGAACCTAAGATAATTTTTGCTGATGAGCCAACTGGAAATTTAGATAAAGCTACTTCAAAAGAAGTTATGAGTGTTTTATTTGATTATGTAAAAGAAAAAAAAGGCGGACTTATCCTAGTTACACATGATGAGCTTTTGGCTTCAAAATGCTCACAAATTTATCGTCTTGAAAACAGACAACTACAAAAATGGAGTTAG